The following coding sequences are from one Rutidosis leptorrhynchoides isolate AG116_Rl617_1_P2 chromosome 11, CSIRO_AGI_Rlap_v1, whole genome shotgun sequence window:
- the LOC139875487 gene encoding uncharacterized protein, with protein MTGELEVIHERTQLKPPQCEIWDLYTDGASCMEGAGAGLVLTNPSGEEHTYALRFNFDVTNNEAEYEALLAGLNMAHKMNIMQLRAYVDSQLVANQFNGSFEAHELSMQKYLKIVQEFEKKFEFFELSQVSRSQNKKADALSKLVALIFLHFQKQVWVEELPNKSIDGSLFVAAIEEVEPNWMGPIANYL; from the coding sequence ATGACGGGTGAATTGGAGGTTATCCATGAAAGAACACAATTGAAGCCACCTCAGTGTGAAATCTGGGATTTATATACAGATGGTGCATCGTGTATGGAAGGAGCAGGCGCGGGATTAGTGTTGACAAATCCAAGTGGAGAAGAACACACATACGCGCTACGCTTTAATTTTGATGTAACAAATAATGAGGCTGAATACGAAGCATTGCTTGCAGGATTAAATATGGCGCATAAGATGAATATTATGCAGTTGCGCGCATATGTTGATTCGCAGCTGGTAGCAAACCAATTTAATGGCTCTTTTGAAGCCCATGAGTTGTCTATGCAGAAGTATTTAAAAATTGTGCAGGAATTCGAGAAAAAATTTGAATTCTTTGAGTTATCACAAGTATCGAGAAGTCAAAATAAAAAGGCGGATGCGTTGAGCAAACTTGTTGCATTGATATTTTTGCACTTTCAAAAGCAGGTCTGGGTAGAAGAACTTCCCAATAAATCCATAGATGGAAGTTTATTTGTTGCGGCTATAGAAGAGGTTGAACCAAATTGGATGGGTCCTATTGCCAATTATCTGTGA
- the LOC139875488 gene encoding uncharacterized protein, translating to MKQLLATLPTLIAPIDGEILYLYISVANEAFGSVLVAERNKIQKLVYFVSKALAGSERNYAPIEKFIYALVLTSRRLCRYFQGHPTHVLTDLPVKNVLSTSAISGRLPNGQLSLEHLKYRIYRVHL from the coding sequence ATGAAGCAATTGCTTGCTACATTGCCTACATTGATCGCGCCTATTGATGGCGAAATATTGTACCTTTATATATCGGTTGCGAATGAAGCATTTGGCTCAGTACTTGTTGCGGAAAGGAACAAGATCCAAAAGCTAGTTTATTTCGTTAGCAAGGCGCTTGCGGGAAGTGAAAGAAATTATGCGCCGATTGAAAAATTTATTTACGCGTTAGTTTTGACGTCAAGAAGGTTGTGCAGATACTTTCAAGGTCATCCAACACATGTCTTAACTGATTTGCCCGTTAAGAATGTTTTGAGCACATCTGCGATATCTGgaagattgccaaatgggcaattgAGCTTGGAGCATTTGAAATATCGTATCTACCGTGTACATCTGTAA
- the LOC139875489 gene encoding uncharacterized protein → MNDMPLVISCKIANTEITIMKIHVDTGSSIDLIYEQCFRQLPECIKAELKPTAISLSGFAGESAWPRGQLSLEIELLGIVPSTIHGMVKFTTCKGVATINSMTMPPICAAISTQDAVVAHKIEEDNMVVVNPRYVDQKIKIGTELNAEIRKIVQLLVAYMDVFAWSEQDMTGVPRNVTEHRLHANPALKPIVQKRRGMAPDRMKWLSAEVAKLVSAGILR, encoded by the exons ATGAATGACATGCCGTTAGTCATATCGTGTAAAATCGCAAATACGGAGATCACAATTATGAAAATACATGTTGATACTGGTAGTAGTATAGATTTGATATACGAGCAATGCTTTCGTCAACTACCAGAATGTATCAAAGCAGAACTAAAGCCAACCGCGATATCCTTATCTGGTTTTGCGGGTGAATCTGCCTGGCCCAGGGGGCAATTATCATTAGAAATTGAATT GCTTGGCATAGTGCCATCTACAATACACGGAATGGTTAAATTCACTACTTGCAAGGGTGTGGCAACAATAAATTCTATGACTATGCCACCAATTTGTGCGGCTATAAGCACGCAAGACGCAGTTGTTGCGCATAAAATTGAAGAAGATAATATGGTCGTTGTAAATCCTAGGTATGTTGATCAAAAAATTAAAATTGGCACTGAATTGAATGCGGAAATAAGGAAGATTGTGCAATTGCTTGTCGCGTATATGGATGTATTTGCTTGGAGTGAACAAGatatgactggggttccgcgtAACGTTACAGAACATAGATTACATGCTAATCCTGCGTTAAAACCTATTGTGCAAAAGCGCAGAGGAATGGCTCCAGATCGCATGAAGTGGTTATCTGCGGAAGTTGCTAAGTTAGTTAGTGCAGGAATATTGCGCTaa